A genomic region of Cyprinus carpio isolate SPL01 chromosome B13, ASM1834038v1, whole genome shotgun sequence contains the following coding sequences:
- the six6a gene encoding homeobox protein SIX6a — MFQLPILNFSPQQVAGVCETLEESGDVERLGRFLWSLPVAPSACEVLGKNESVLRARAVVAFHAGNFRELYHILENHKFTKDSHAKLQALWLEAHYQEAEKLRGRPLGPVDKYRVRKKFPLPRTIWDGEQKTHCFKERTRHLLREWYLQDPYPNPSKKRELAQATGLTPTQVGNWFKNRRQRDRAAAAKNRLQQQVLSGGSVRSLGDDDTTVDRLGPASSPEVSLSSKAATSAISITSSDSECDI; from the exons ATGTTCCAGCTGCCCATCTTGAATTTCAGCCCCCAGCAGGTCGCGGGGGTCTGCGAGACGCTCGAGGAGAGCGGCGACGTGGAGAGGCTCGGCCGCTTCCTCTGGTCTCTCCCGGTGGCGCCGTCCGCCTGCGAAGTCCTCGGGAAGAACGAGTCTGTCCTGCGCGCGCGGGCGGTCGTGGCCTTTCACGCGGGAAACTTCCGCGAGCTCTACCACATACTAGAGAACCACAAATTCACAAAGGACTCACACGCGAAGCTGCAGGCGCTCTGGCTCGAGGCGCACTACCAGGAGGCTGAGAAACTCCGTGGGCGTCCCTTAGGACCCGTGGACAAGTACCGCGTCCGGAAGAAGTTTCCACTGCCTCGGACGATATGGGACGGCGAACAGAAAACGCACTGCTTCAAGGAGAGGACGCGGCATCTCTTGAGGGAGTGGTACCTGCAGGACCCTTACCCGAACCCGAGCAAAAAAAGAGAGCTGGCGCAGGCGACTGGACTCACACCCACTCAAGTGGGCAACTGGTTTAAAAACCGGAGGCAGAGAGACCGAGCGGCAGCGGCCAAGAACAG GCTACAGCAGCAGGTTCTGTCCGGTGGCTCGGTCCGATCGCTTGGGGACGATGACACCACAGTGGACCGCCTGGGTCCCGCCTCAAGCCCAGAAGTCAGTCTCTCGAGCAAGGCCGCCACCTCCGCCATCTCCATCACCTCCAGCGACAGTGAATGTGACATCTAA